The sequence CAGATATTTACCAATACAATTTTAGATTGCTATTAGAAGCGTTAATTCAAGAAAAACCTATTCGTTATGATAACAAGGATAGGAAAGGAAATCTTCATAAGAATAAACTGGCCTTGCCGGTTAGTCTTGAATATTCAATGAGAGACGGTAGATTTCGAATATCCATGTTTTCGATTGATGATAACCGGCCGATTATGGCCAACCTTTTTACGCTGTCAAACCTTAGAATCGTGAACGAGAAGGTACCAATAGATAGAGAAACCGCGAGAGCACAACTTTTAGAAAAATACTCTCAAGAGCCCATTGTTTTAGAAGTTACGGATAAAAAGGCAGCCATGGAAAGAAGCTTTATGTGTTTTTCTGGTATGGAGAGGTCAGCAAAACATTTAGGAAATAATAAATATGAGTTACGACTTCATTACTACATATTTGAAGAAGAAAATTTAATACGGAATATTATTTCTTTAGGCCCTTATGTCAAAGTAATATCCCCTCAAAGAATTGCAGATGAAATAATAAACCGAGTAAGAAAATCCTTAGAGTTTGCAACAAGATAAATGTTGCAAACTTTTTGTCTTTTGACCGGTAAATCATCCCGGTATACTAAAAATGTTCCTAATTCCTTTACATAGATTTCTGTATGATCTTGCGGTGCCAGATCTTGTTAAGATTTAGGTATGCCGGTATCGGAATGTGGAACTCAATAACCGAAGAACGGAGGTTCGATTCCTCCATTACTGTAAGGTAATTAGCTCAGCGGTAGAGCCTTCGGCAATATGGGGTTCGAATCCCCATCAGATTTAAGGATCTGAAGCTATGGTTAGCCTTCTATGGTCACACGAAGTTTGAATCTTTGGAGAGAATCCTATGTTTAGGCAGTATCACTGCAAAGACGCCGGGATTATAGCCATGAAGTGCGCGGATACCGAATAAAGCAAACCTAAACTCGTCTGAAGCAGTTCCTGCCAAGGCTATGTCTGTGGCAGAAACAATTGATCATGATAATGATAGGTAAGCTCTGTTCTTAAGCAGTACTCCGCTAAAGTTCCGAAAGGATTCTCGAAAAAGATTCACAAAATTGTTAAGAAAAGGATGGATTAAAATGAAGGTAAGCATTAAGAATGATGAAAGAGGTTTATTATTCAAAGACGGTAACTATACGAAATGCTTAAAACCTGGAAAACATTACTTTAATCCATTGATTAAATATCAAGTTGTGACATCCGATGTTAACAAAAGTTTTGACACAAATGGTAAAAACATCAACCTATTTCTTGGAGATCATGAACTTTTGCAGGAACTCAAAGTTATCGATGTCCAAGACTATGAGATTGCGATCCATTTTGAAGATAATAAGCTTGTTGAGGTGCTAAAGCCGGGAAAGTATGCATTCTGGAACATCATGAAAATTCATGAGTTTATTATCATAGATATACGCAATCCCGAAGTCCAATCGGAAATAGATCCTTCAGTATATAGTAACCCGATGCTGGCCGGTTTTTTGAGTTATTGTGAAGTTGCAAGCTACGAAAAAGGGATTCTCTATTATGACAACATAATTCATAAGATATTGGAACCAGGTAGATATTTCTTTTGGAAGAGTCCAGTACATATTGCTGTGAAAAATATAGATCTAAGGCAGCAGCAGATGGATATGACAGGCCAAGAGATTATGACAGAAGACAAGATCTCCTTAAGACTGAATTTTATATGTCAGTATAAAATTATCGATCCACTAAAAGTCATGGAAGTAAAGTCCTTTGAGGAACAGCTTTACATCTTTTTACAGCTCATTTTAAGAGAATATATTGGATCGTTAAAGTTAGACGATCTTCTTTTAAAGAAACATGAAGTTGGGAACTATGTCCTTGAAAAATTCCAAGAAAAAAGCTCCAATTATGGCGTTAAATTCATGTTTGTTGGTGTAAAAGATATTATTTTGCCCGGCGATATTAAAGAAATCCTTAATACCGTGTTGGTTGCGGAAAAGAAAGCGCAAGCCAATGTTATTACCCGTAGAGAGGAAGTCGCTTCGACCAGAAGTCTCTTAAATACAGCAAAGCTGATGGAAGAAAACCAAACCCTTTATCGGTTAAAGGAACTGGAGTTTTTAGAAAAAATCTGTGATAAGATCGGAAATATTTCGCTTACCGGTGGAGGCAGCCTGCTTGAACAGCTGAATAATTTGCTCTCGGCTAAATCAGTTAATTAACATGAGGGTTTCTTAAAATCTCTCTGATGAACCAATGGCTAGTAGGAGAGATTTTCTTCCTTCTGCAGATGAATCGAAAAAGAAGGTGATTTAACAATGAAATATCAGGATAAGTATTCTGCACATCAGACTCTAGTCAAACCAGTTCAAATGTTTGGATTTCCAAAAGTTAAAGACAAAATCGATGCCTTGCTTTGGTTAACTCAAGATGTTGATCCGAGTGATATTGAATATGTCTTTCCACTTATTTTCATAAATAATTCGAAGCTTGCTTTAACTGCTGCCCGAACAGCCGCAGGAATCATGAGTGAGATTGGGG comes from Desulfosporosinus meridiei DSM 13257 and encodes:
- a CDS encoding WYL domain-containing protein, translating into MELFDEVKNRYFHLVFRIINESVTGKTKDEILRIIDDGEFEQKVIGKNQLTFADLVLNNGDKDDSFNLLKQENDLFFPSIRDTGKIPLPVRFTNIEKAWLKALLCQPGIEMILSENTLSQLQAILGDFDTPIINEYLEKTNIIQLPEITEPDIYQYNFRLLLEALIQEKPIRYDNKDRKGNLHKNKLALPVSLEYSMRDGRFRISMFSIDDNRPIMANLFTLSNLRIVNEKVPIDRETARAQLLEKYSQEPIVLEVTDKKAAMERSFMCFSGMERSAKHLGNNKYELRLHYYIFEEENLIRNIISLGPYVKVISPQRIADEIINRVRKSLEFATR
- a CDS encoding slipin family protein, with product MKVSIKNDERGLLFKDGNYTKCLKPGKHYFNPLIKYQVVTSDVNKSFDTNGKNINLFLGDHELLQELKVIDVQDYEIAIHFEDNKLVEVLKPGKYAFWNIMKIHEFIIIDIRNPEVQSEIDPSVYSNPMLAGFLSYCEVASYEKGILYYDNIIHKILEPGRYFFWKSPVHIAVKNIDLRQQQMDMTGQEIMTEDKISLRLNFICQYKIIDPLKVMEVKSFEEQLYIFLQLILREYIGSLKLDDLLLKKHEVGNYVLEKFQEKSSNYGVKFMFVGVKDIILPGDIKEILNTVLVAEKKAQANVITRREEVASTRSLLNTAKLMEENQTLYRLKELEFLEKICDKIGNISLTGGGSLLEQLNNLLSAKSVN